CCCAGGCTCGTCGAGGAGCTCAACCCGATCCTCCCCGGGAAGGTCGTCAAGGGCGTGCTAGAGGAGGGGGTCCCGAAACCAGGCGTCGGCGAGTGGAGGAAGGCCCGCGTCCTACTGCCGCTCGACCTGCTGATAGTGGACAGGGAGAAGGTGCTCTTCCACTTCGGGCTGCTCAGCTTACACGGCAGCTTGAGCGGAGTCCTCGTCTCCGACAGGGAGATCGCTGAGGCCGCCGCAAGGTACTTCGAGAGGATATGGGAGATGTCGGAGACCCTCGATTTACCCGGCTAACTCCTCGAGAGACTTCCCCCTCGTTTCAACACCTAGGAGTGCCACGGTGGCTGCTGAAACGAGGTGGCCAACCGCGAACATGATGAATGGGGCGAGGGGGTCGCGGTAGGCCAGCATAAGGGCTCCAGCCAGGTAGGGGCCGACGATCCCGCCGATCCTGCCGAAGGCGTTAGCCCAGCCGCTGCCCGTGCCGCGCAGCCTCGTGGGGTAGAGCTCGGGGGTGTAGGCATAGGTCACCCCCCAGGCACCCAGGTTGAAGAAGGATACGAGGATCCCCCAGAGCAGCACCTCAGCCTCGCTGCTAGCCGCCCACATGCCCAAGCTGGCTGCTCCAGCCCCCAGCATGTAGCCTACAAGCACCCACTTCCTCCCCACCACCTCGATGAGGTACGCCGTCGACAGATAGCCAGGGATCTGCGCGAGCGTGATTGCAATCGAGTAGTCGAGGCTCCTGACGAAGGGTAAACCTCTTGCGTAGAGCACGTCCGTCAGCCAGAGGAAGATGCCCCAGTAGGTCAGGACGATCATGAACCAGTGGACCCACAGCATCACCGTCCTCCTCGCGTAGGGCTTCCTCAGAAGGTCGCCAACGCTTGCGCGCTTCACCGGTTCCACCGCTGGTGCTGCAACGCCCAGCCTCCTGGCCAGCAGCTCCGCATCCCGCTCCCTCCCCTTTGAAAGGAGGTAGCGGAGGGACTCTGGAACCAGTAGGTAGAGGGCCGGTAGCAGGGCCAGGCCGAAGCTTGAGGCGGCGAAGACGCTCCTCCAGCCGTGCGCCGGGGCGAGGAGGCGGGAGAGCAGGAGCGCCGCCAGCCAGCCGAAGGCCCAGGCGCTCTCGAGGATTGCAACGCTCCTCCCCCTCACGCGGGTCGGGGCGTACTCGCTCATCAGGACGCTGGCCGTCACCATGTAGCCCGCGTTCCCCGCGCCCGCTAGAACCCTAAACAGCGCGAGGTCGAGCCAGCTCCTCGCTGCAGCGCTTAGCGGCGTGAAGACTCCCATTAGGGCGCTCGACGCCAGTATGGAGAAGCGCCGGCCGTAGCGGTCAGCAACGTAGCCGAGCAGGAAGGCTCCCAGCAGCATCCCGAGTAGCCAGGCGCTGAGCACTCGACCGGCTTCCTCCGGGTTGAGGCCCAGCTCGGACCTTATCAGAGGGAGGGTTCCGCTAACGAGGCCTGCGTAGAGCGCTCCAACCCCCCAACCCACCATCAGGACGACCAGCAGCTTGCTCTCGAATCGCCCAGCCACAACCCGCGGATCGATGAGCCGGTTTATAAGCATTGACACTGGAATCTACAGACTTCGGAGGAGCCTCGCTTCGACCCTACCCTCGCGGGCGTAGCCCACTAGCATCGCCTCCGTGTTGAAGGCGAAACCGACGCGGCCCGCAGCATCAACCGCGATGACGCCCGCCAGCCCTCTGCCCAGGCTACTGCTCATCTCGGCGATGGCTCTGTCCGAGGCTGCTTGAGCGTCGACACCGGTCGCCATGTAGTCACAAACTCTCCTGCACAGCATGAAGCGGATGATCGCCTCACCGATGCCTGTCGCCGAGCAAGCCCCAGCACCCTTCAAAGCGTAGAAGCCAGCCCCGGGTATCGGGGTGTCCCCCACCCTACCCCTCAGCTTCAGCCAGTAGCCGCCCGTTGAAGTCGCGGCTGCAACACCCCCTCCACCATCGAGGGCGGCCGCGCCCACCGTACCGAAGTAGCCGGGGTGCTGCTCAACCAGCTTCCTCAGCTTCACAAGCCAGTTGAAGTCCTCGCCCCTCGCCCACCTCGCCTTCAGCTCCTCGAGCCTCTTCAGCTTGGCCTGCGTAACCAGCTGCTCCTCGGGCACCGTCAACCCCAGCAGTTCGGCAAGCCTCTCCGCCCCCTCGCCGACGAGGAGAACGTGGTCGGTGAGCTCAGCCACCTTCCGCGCCAGGAGAACCGGGTTCTTTACGCGCCTGACAGCTGCCACAGCACCTATGAGCCCTTCACCCGTCATGATGCCGGCATCCAGCTCCGCCACCCCATCGAAGGTGAGTGCGCTGCCGAGACCCGCGTTTAGGAGACCGGAGTCCTCCATCGCAACAACGGCCTCAACAACAGCGTCGAGAGCCGAGCCCCCACTCCTCAGAACCTCGAAACCCCTAGCGGCAGCCTCGCGAAGAACCCGAAGCCGCGCTTCCACGTCATCGCGCACTCTACCCGCGCCACCGTGCACGACTATAACGGGCTGCACAGGCCCCCTAACCAAGCTGATTTTAAAAACGTCAACGGATTATTCGAACAGAGCGCTTACAACGTCAGGTTGGGGCTTGACCAGGCTTCCGGGAACCCGTTTGCTTGCGCTAAACGGAACAGCGTAGCTGGACACGCTTAGCGCTGTTCCCTTGAACCCGCAGTAGCCGTGTAGGCCTCAGCCTGTCGGCTATAGACGATGCTCGCGGGTGCCCGTGCTCGCTAAGACTACCTGACGCGAACCCCTACTCTCGGTAGTCAAATGCTCATTGGGGTTTGACAGGCTTGAGAACGTGCAGCTTGCCCTCGATGATCGCGAAAGCGTATCGCCTCTCGTCGACTTTCGGGTACCGGTTCCGGTACTCGGCGTACGTGTCGTTGCTCAGGATGTAGGCGTCGAGCTGCTCCGCGAGCTCCAGAATCACTTCGTCGGCTTCAACCCCAACGGTGTAGAGGATGCCGCTCCTCTTCAACTGCCTCGCTGCGTTCCTATCGTCGAGCCGCTTGAAAACACCCCTTTCAATGATTATGACGGGGTGGAGGCCCTGTTCCCTTGCCCACTCCACAGCCAGCTGGAGGTTCCTGACAGAGGGAGTTGAACCGGGGCTGAGGCGGGCGACGTTTGACCCATCGATGATAACGGCCTGGCGCGGGCTTAAATTCCTCGGGAGCATGGTGAGGATGCGTTTCACCTCGAGCACGGGGAATGCGCTCAGCCTCCTTTGCACGCTCTCGAGGGCGTGCATCATGACTTTGTGAAACGTGTCGAGCCTTGCCTT
The Thermofilaceae archaeon DNA segment above includes these coding regions:
- a CDS encoding MFS transporter; protein product: MAGRFESKLLVVLMVGWGVGALYAGLVSGTLPLIRSELGLNPEEAGRVLSAWLLGMLLGAFLLGYVADRYGRRFSILASSALMGVFTPLSAAARSWLDLALFRVLAGAGNAGYMVTASVLMSEYAPTRVRGRSVAILESAWAFGWLAALLLSRLLAPAHGWRSVFAASSFGLALLPALYLLVPESLRYLLSKGRERDAELLARRLGVAAPAVEPVKRASVGDLLRKPYARRTVMLWVHWFMIVLTYWGIFLWLTDVLYARGLPFVRSLDYSIAITLAQIPGYLSTAYLIEVVGRKWVLVGYMLGAGAASLGMWAASSEAEVLLWGILVSFFNLGAWGVTYAYTPELYPTRLRGTGSGWANAFGRIGGIVGPYLAGALMLAYRDPLAPFIMFAVGHLVSAATVALLGVETRGKSLEELAG
- a CDS encoding isoaspartyl peptidase/L-asparaginase, whose product is MQPVIVVHGGAGRVRDDVEARLRVLREAAARGFEVLRSGGSALDAVVEAVVAMEDSGLLNAGLGSALTFDGVAELDAGIMTGEGLIGAVAAVRRVKNPVLLARKVAELTDHVLLVGEGAERLAELLGLTVPEEQLVTQAKLKRLEELKARWARGEDFNWLVKLRKLVEQHPGYFGTVGAAALDGGGGVAAATSTGGYWLKLRGRVGDTPIPGAGFYALKGAGACSATGIGEAIIRFMLCRRVCDYMATGVDAQAASDRAIAEMSSSLGRGLAGVIAVDAAGRVGFAFNTEAMLVGYAREGRVEARLLRSL